From a single Nicotiana tomentosiformis chromosome 2, ASM39032v3, whole genome shotgun sequence genomic region:
- the LOC138904652 gene encoding uncharacterized protein — MDPLKYIFQKPMPTGKLAKWQILLSEFDIVYVIQMAVKGQALADHLAENLVQGEWATKNTKILPYLYYVQEMMMRFTKIEFRHVPRIQIEFASALANLSSTIQHPDKNFIDPILVRIHNQPAYCAHVEEEADENSWFHVIKEYLAKGEYPEHANHIQRRTLRRLSNHFF, encoded by the exons atggatcctcttaagtacatctttcagaaacctatgcctacagggaagctggcaaaatggcagatattgttgagtgaattcgacattgtcTATGTGATTCAGATggcggttaagggacaagcattagcggatcatcttgcggAAAATCTT gtgcagggagaatgggctacaaagaatactaagatattaccatatctatattatgtgcaagagatgatgatgaggttcacaaagatagagtttagacatgtcccgagaatccagatTGAGTTCGCAAGTGCATTGGCTAATTTGTCCTCTACGATACagcatccggacaagaatttcatcgaccccattctggtaaggattcataatcagccagcttactgcgctcatgttgaagaagaagcagacgaGAATTCATGGTTCCATGTTATTAAGgaatacttggcaaaaggagagtacccggagcatgcaaatcatattCAAAGAcgcacgctccgaagattgtccaaccatttcttctaa